The DNA region gaaaatggaaaaaacaacaaaaaagctggtacagtaatacttatatcagatgaaataaactttgaaacaaaggctataacaaaagacaaagaaggacccagcaattcttctTCTAGGTGCTTatctaaagaaaatgaaacactaatttgaaaagatataagcACTCCAATGTTCACTGcagttttatttacaatagccaagaaatggaagcaaccttggcattcatcagtaaatgaatggaatattattcagtcatgaaaaaaaatacaattttgccATTGCAACAACATGTATagacttagagggtattatgctaagggaCATAAGTCAAAGGAAACAAATTCTGtatcatttcacttatgtgtggaatctaaaaaactaaacaaatgaacaaacaaaacagactccTAGAAACAGAAAACCTGATAGTTGTCATGGGGTTGGGCACCCGGGCTATGGGCAAAAAGATGAAAGGGATTAAGGGGTATAAGTTTATAGTTATAAATAAGTCACAGGGATGTCATGTAGGGTataaggaatacagtcaataatatcacAATAATTTTGTTTGGTGACAGGTAGATAGTAGAtttttgtggtgatcattttgtaagctgtataaatgtgaaatctcactatgttatacacctgaaaattGGACATGAGgtcaatttttattctctttaaaaagtCCTATAAGATATCTAAGTTTGTTTATACTTAACTTCAGAGAGAAATATCCCATGCCATAAAAATTTATGATCTGTAACTGGGACTGGGACATTATCCAGGTCTTATCTATGAGCTGATTCATTTCCTTctacaaaaagaagagaaaatccagTATAGAGTGGTTCTGTTTCTTCTGAACAGGAAGGAATTGCTGTGGTCTAACTATGCCATGTGAAAATAAAGCCTCTCATTTTTATCCTGATTGCAGGTTGTCTGGTCTCACCAGGTTTCCTCTTCAAACCTGGCAGTCCATTGAATTCAGGTggtcctttaaaaaatatgttataacgTGTTGCAGCACAGCCTCAAACTTGTTCCAAAGTTCTAATTGAAATCTTTATGTATATTTGATAATCGCCAAATATAGCAAGGAGTCACAAAGAATAGTGGCTTATAAAATAGCCATACAATATTATGTATTGCTGACTaatgtcaaaaaaacaaacaaaaacaaaaaatcaggcAGTTAGGAATGAATTTAGGATTTACTTATCTGGGAGACTTTGGAGAGCTGGGAGAGGCCCAGGTTAGGAAAGGAAGACATTTTACAACCAACCCACTTCCCAGCACCTCTCCTTAGTCCCTACCTAGCTTCTTATGCTCCTCCAGTGCTACCTCAAGCAGGGGAACAATTGCTGAGGGGAACAATTACATAGTCCTAAAAAGCTGCCTAGAAATTGGTGAACCTCACTTACCTCAGAGTCCTATCCCTAGAATTGTGGGAAACCATTTCCTCCTTCTATTAGGCCCCAGTTTTTGCCAACTAGGGAAGCTTTCCCCTTGACCTCAACCATGCCCTGGCTCAAGTTCACTCGCATACATCCCTTTGTTCCCGGCGCTGGGTCAGCTCCTGATTACTCAGTAGGTAGTCATCAATGAATGTGAAGATTTCCTCTGGGGCGACAGGTTCCACATAGCGTTCCCGGTCAATCCCCTGTTTGTCAATCAACACCATGTTGAAGTAGGAGCGAGTGAGGCGCTGGAATTGCCTAAAGAGAGGAGCCCAGGTAGGTGTGAGATCTTGTGTCGGTGCCATTCCACTAGGCTCCACTACTCTCTGACCTTTCACAACTCTACTGATGGACTAGTTCCTTCCCCACTATCTATCTAACTCAAGCCACTTTGTTTTTCTCAGCTCACACCCTAGACTACTGCCCTTGTATGTTTAGCTTTCCTAAGTTgttccttcctcatcccagatgGAGAAGCTACATAATTACCAGGCTGAGCTTCCTTCATAGGCCCCCTTATGCAGGGCTACCACATATAACTCTGCAGGCTGCATGCTATAACTCTTGGGAGTACCAGTCACATACACTATGATATGACTGGTGTTTTTTAGAGTTGAGCTGAGTGTATCTGCACAACCATATATGGAAGTTCTGAGGTCGATCAATATTACCTGGTCAACTTTTCAATCTGTAGCTGTCTATCTGTAGCTTCAAGTCCACAGTCTCCTTCCTTTGAATGCTTCTCAGTCTCTCCCCTACCTGGGACTGAATCTTTCTGTCCCTACTGAGATGAGACCTAGAGGCAGGTAGAGAGTATCTAAAGCAGAGTAGTGATGGCTTTATTGGCTCTGAGTATATGTGAAAGCGTTGGAAGCGTTATAATGAATAGAGAATGAGAAAAGTTTATTTCTACTACCCGTCACCTATACTCTGTTCTTCCCCCAGGGGCAGATAGGTATGATTCATATTTTACTACCTCATAGAGGTTAAATGCAAAGAGATGAGGTCATGCGGCAACAAGATCAGAAGCCTATTTGAGTCATGTTTGGTTCTGTGTCTCAGCCCTATCTCTACTTCAGAGTCATGTGaagtgccttatttttttttaaaaaaaagcacagcAGCTGAGTTGACATTGGAATAGGGCCTGGTCATCTGTATTTTGAGCCGACCCTCAATTTGATTCTGATGTCCTGCCATTCTCTGGTCTTAACTAATGTACCCAAAGAGTTCAAACACAAGTAGTGCCCCAAGAGAGTAGTGTAGCTGATTCTCCCATAATCTTCCTGTTATCAGTGTTTCACCTAGGATTTCTACCCACTCCTTCCCTGTGGACCTCCAGCCTGGACCTGAGTTCCTCGATGATGTTGGCTAACAGCTGTTGCTCCTTGATGCGCCCCACTTCATGAGGTGGCTGCCCCACCAGCTCGATAATGGTCACGTGCCTCAGGTCCAGTCCGCAGGTGGATTGCTGGAAGAGGAGAGAACGTTTTGTGGAATAGGCTCTCAGACTCAAAGCTAAGACTATTTAGCTGATTCTTCCTGGGATTATTTTGAGACAGTGTGGGAAAGGAAAGGCTTCTCTCATCCGTCACATGATAGGGTCTACAACCTCTTCTGTCTGTCATTCCTGATGTACTTGCCCTAacagtgtttctttttattctaatgaAGTGTATGAAACTGGTTATAATGTGTGAGGTAGaaaagagaaatgcaatttatGAACTGCAGGAAGATAAACCCTACTTGCTTGGTTTTACATAGGTTTTAAACTATGtagactcttcttttttttttttttttttgtatttttctgaagctggaaatggggagaaacagtcagacagactcccgcatgcgcccgaccgggatccacccagcacgcccaccaggggcgacgctctgcccaccagggggcgatgctctgcccctccagggcatcactctgccacgaccagagccactctagcgcctggggcagaggccaaggagccatccccagcgccccggccatctttgctgcaatggagccctggctgcgggagtggaagagagagaccgagaggaaggaggggggggggtggagaagcaaatgggcgcttctcctgtgtgccctggccagcaatcgaacccgggtcccccgcacgccaggccgacgctctaccgctgagccaactggccagggcctagactctTCTTTAAATTGAGATactaattgatatataacattaattTCAGGTACAGAACATAATCATtcgatatttgtatatattatgaaatgatcactaTGATAATTCTAGTTAACACCCAccaccatacataattataaatttttttgtctTAATGAGAACtgttaagatctactctcttagcaactttcaaatatataatacagtattattaactatagtcaccatgctgtacattatatagCTAGGACTTACTTACATTACAATTGGGAGCTACATAGGTCCTTTATAGAGAGCTATTGTGATATGATAATAATGACTATTATTTACTGAATACCTAATGCTTTGCAGGCATAatctaatttaatcctcaaatACCCTCAGCAAAGCAGGTAGTATTCTTATTCTGTAGAGGAAATATAACTTGCCCAAATTTGCTTGGCAATAAAGTGCTGAGACAAGATTTAAACTTAGGGCTGCCACTGACTATCCAAGTGTGTGCTCCTTACCCACTAGGCTACAATCTCTGTCTCCAGGATCTCTTCAAAATAGTACTAGTGTTCTTTTCATTAACTTTTGTTGCGTTCCTCACACTATGCAGGACGCTGTGTAATCCTTCCCTGGCTCTTTGTCCTGCATTGTCCTGTAGGGTTATCTCTGAGCTAGTTACCTGAGCTGAGGTTTAAAACCTCACTGAACACTCTCTGGTGCCCAATCCCTTATCTAATATGTGGGCTACTCCTCTAGTCCTGACCGTCAGAGTCACTGTCCTCTTGGCTGGCTCTAGTTCTTGTTCTTGCCTTCTGTTCAAGCTGAGGTGTTGcctttgtttgcattttttattatctatctatctatctatctatctatctatctatctatctatctatttatttatttttatgggggTCACTGGTGGAACAAAGTCCTTTTTGGTCTAAATACTCAAGGTTATGTTTTTGATAAAGATGCTTCCATCATGGGCCTCTGAATATTAACTTGGCAACTTGTAAACTCAACCTTTAGAAACTCTTaaatagctttttatttatttttattttttaaacaacctGGATATCCAGTCTCCTTTGCAGCTCCTCAGAGCTGGTTCTCTTAGTCTTGTCATGATACCTTGAGTTGTCTTCAAGAACCTAGTCTAGTTTTTTGATAAGTCTCAGTAGTCATATCTATTCTGTGCTATCCCACCTTTCCTTCTCCACAAGTGGCTTTGGCTAGGTATCTCATAGTGCATTAAAAATCACCATGCAGCACCCtgattttactttgaaatatcaCAATACTTTTCCACAAGTAGAGGTTAAAAGCACAGATCCTGGAATCAGACTGCTTGGGTTCAGTCCTGGATCAGTCACTTACTAGCTAGTAATTTTGGGCAAATCTTTAACCTCTTTATGCCTCTGTTTCTTTACCTtaaaatgggaatagtaataGTACCTATCTCTTAAGtgttgttttgagaattaaataaatatgtgtaaagCATATACTTATGTAACATTTACCATTTAAGTATTTGTTAATGTTATTAATCCttgaaaacataaacataatTTAACCCCAACATTTACATTGATCACACCTATTTTACAAGGCTTGTTACAGTGTTCTCTGCCatgctttctttcccctccttcatCAAGCCTCTTGCAAGTCACACCCATTATTTCAGTGTCTTCTCCCTCTTTTTAGTAAAATTACagcagttttttcctttttattgaatttgttggtgtGAGCCTGGCTAACAAAATtgtacaagtttcaggtgcacaattctacaacatgccatctctacactgtattgtgtggaCACCatctcaagtcaagtcttcgtccatcatcatttatttccCATACACTCTCCCTCACTTCTCCTCTACCTCTGgctaatcaccacactgttgtctatgtccaaaaacatagaagtttaaaaaatgtgctaAATTTGTCTAGAGTAAAACTGATCAAATGTTATCCACAAAGAATTTGAGAAAGTAGGGTTTGTGTTGCAGAAAGAACAACTCTTTGATTTGGAAAAGGTAAGGGAGTAATGGGTTGGGGTTAGGGGGTATATAAAGGTGCTAAACCCTAATAAGGGGAGTGGGTCTCACCTGTAGCATAGAGAGCTGCATTTTGTAATATCGGTTGGAGGGATCAGGAGCTGAGATGATGAGGAGGCGTTGTTTTTCATAGAACTGATCCAGAAGTCCAGCAGCCGAGTTGACATTGACATTAATCTTCATAGCTAGGCCAGAAGCAGATGGCCAGTTAAAGTATGAACGTCTCTTCCATCCCAGCATGGGTCACAGCACCTTGGGAACTTCCAATCTTTCAGGTTAAGCCTCTTTGgttgtttctccctttccttgCGGCAAACCCTGAAGGAACACTTGGAGATTTAAAACACTTTGCCTTGGAGTAAGACTATTCTGAAGGAAAACACTGGCCCTTAAAATAAACACATCTTagaacccctccccccattcccacATCATATACATTACTATTTAACCCCTGTGCCATGCACAGTGTAGATCCTCCAAAGTAGCCCTGATCAATATATCCATTCTCCCCATTCCCTGGTTTCACTCACGAACACAGATGGGTGGTGATCCTGACCACTGGCGGCTGGACTGGCAGACCCGGGAGGAGGTCCCTTGGCGCTCATAACCTCCATCACAGTGGTATTCACAGGTAGCACCATAGTTGTCCCCCACTGAACTGCAGGTGAGGTAGCCATGCTGTGGTGCTTTCAGAGTTGGGCAGCGTCTCACTGTCAGGGAAGGGTTCAAGTTAAGGGCTatggtatctctctctctctcttttaatgtctgtagtgttatttatttattttttagatttttttgtttattcatttttagaaagcaagaaggggggaggagcaggaagcatcaattcccatatgtgccgtgaccggacaagccctgggttttgaactgatgacctcagcattccaggccgatgctttatctgctgtgccactacAGGATGGCAATGGTATctttattagagaaaaaagaTTGAGAGGGTGCCGATGCTGGGTTTTCTAAATCAGAACTAGGACCATCAGAATTTCATGTTTCCAATGGCCAGAGATAGaaccagaattttcttttcttaaggcaCTAAATCTGAAATGTAGACAAAGGTGTTCATAAAATCTGAAAGTGCAGCTAAGTGTGTATATGTCCTCAAAAGACTTTattaatctgtaaaataaatattgcattttttgttttcagaCTTTGTGGACACCCTAAATAAAGATGACCACcttataaaattacttttaatattaaaaataaagaggaggAGACTTATATATCCATTATTTGGAGAAGTGTTAAGCAAAATATATTCTTAGAGGTAGATTATTATGGTGTCATTAAAACTAtttctgaagaatttttaaagaacatgGGAAAATTATTTGTGTtataatgaaaagttaaaaagggTGATCTAAGATTGAATAGACGGTAtgatctcaaatatatatatatatcttatatatatatatatttaaagcatgtGTAgataataaaactagaaaaaaaatagcaaaagattGACAACAATTGCCTCTGGATGATAGGATaatagattttttcttttgtatatttctttatttcccaAGTGTTCAAAagtgaattatatttataatgaaaaaagcaaaacaaaacaatacaacaCTAAACAAAGAGGAAGGATCAGGCAGGCAACACTACAGATTTCAGCTGAGGGAAAAGACTGAGAATGAAGGTTGATTAAATTTGAGATTAAAAggtcaagaaaagaaataaatacagagtACCTTGGTGAATTTTATCTAGATTGAAGTGCATGAGAAAATCCTGTTGGGGAGTCAGGGTCTCTGAAACATGTATGAGCACAATGCCATGCAGGTTTCCTGGGTGACCCTTTTTAGTGAACTTTTATCCCTCTCCCAATCTAAATAAGTTGTATATCTCAGACATAGAGAGGAGAGGGTTGTGGTGAGCATCTGggcagagcagaaataatgaaCAATGTGGAGATAGGAGGCTTCTTTCTGACCTTGTACTTTCACAATGAACTTGCAACTGGCCCGGTTGTAGGCTCGGTCATAGGCAGTGTAACGAATCACATGCTCTCCTTCCGGAAAGTGAGAACCAGGCTCAGGGCCCCGAAGTATCACCCTACATGGGACAGAGTGAAAGAATCACTGAGGAAAAAGACCCTTAGAATCAGGGATTGGGGCACATCATCCTTGTATCATCAGCCAGAGAGCCTGGGTAAAGTTGTTGAGAGGCATAGGGACATCTTTTACTCACCTGGTGATGGCCCCATCAGCAGAATCTTTCACCAAAGGTGGGTCCCAGTATACTCGAGCAGTCAGTTTCTCTGGTTCTGCCATCTTCTCACGTGAGTGAGGACAACGGATCTTGGGGGGATCTATGTCTGCCAAGGTCAGAAATCAGGTGCTGCCTTGTGGGCCCCAGCCTTCCCTGGAGGGAACCCATAGAAGCAATACTACATCACTGGGTAGGTAAAAGATGCACTCAATATCCAAGATACTCAATGAACCTGAGATAGAAGGCCCAGCTGCAGAGAAAGCAATCACTTTTTAAGCATTGCTCAGAGTACCACTCTCATAGCAAGCAGGGATGCCTTTGGCAGTAAGGATTCCACATCTTTTGTGGACACAATAGCAGGGTGACTTTTTGTAGCAGCACAACTGGGAGTGACCAACATTTACCTACACATACAGGCTCGCCTCCACTCCACTGCCCATCTTCCATGCAGATTCTACTGCGGTCACCTTCCAGGTGGTAGCCACTGGAACAGCTGTAGTCACAACGGGAATCAAGAAGCACTCCATTTGTGCAGGTGTAGGTGCCACTCGTAATGAATGGCAATGCATGGCATctcatttctaagaaaaaaaaaccaggtaGCAAGCTCAGTGGCCTGTGGGACTATCTGGAGGGGATGCCTGAGCATCTAGCATAGGGAGAGCCACATCAGAGATATCATGAAATACAGAAAACCCTACCCCAAACTTCCCTTACATTTTTGTGcctaattgctttttttttttttttatcccaattgcctttttgtttttatattataagGCACAgtagtgctgggggggggggggggcttctaaCATAAGTAAATTACTTGTCTAACATGTACATGGCCTTGAGAATCACACCTGAGTTTAGTTCCCAGCTCCACCCCTTACAAgctctctgacttgagcaaattAACTCATCTCTTTGAGTCTCAGTGTTTTTACCACTAAAATGTGGATACTTCATAGAACTTTTGTGAATATTAAAATGGACGATGCATATTAACCTCTGGACTAATTTTGGGTCTCAGCTGCTATTAGTTTTCATCTCTTGTTCCTCAAATGTTAGATATCTTTGAGCAAATGCAAAGCTCCTTTTTGAGTATAAATTTGGTGTTGCCACAAGTACTCCTCAGCTGAGGTTCACATGTGAAAGAAGGCTGGCCCTTTGTCCAGGTGAGAATACCAATCAGGCCAGCATCTGGAGGGCCAACTTTGGTGGTACTTGATTTGAGAGGAATCCATGCACTTTAGATACCCCATGTGCCAGAAGTGGAGACTGATGCCATGAATTGATTGTGAGCTTGTGCTCACCAAAGTCTAGTTTGAGATACCTGATACTTGAAGGAAGTGGGCAAGCCATATTCCTTTATCTTGTCTAAGTTTTAACCCTGCATAAGTTCAACTATTGCAGCTTTGCATAAAGATTCTATAAGTGATGTTTATTTTGCTTCTTGGTCAAACCAGACATGAAGATTAttgccttttatattttctagtctTTCATGCAGAAATTACCTCCTTTAAATCTGGGCCAAGAAATAAGGCTTGTCTTTTCGGATGAATTCGTTTTCTTAGTATTATATGACAGTGAAAATGATACATCCAAAGTGATTACCTGTTTGTCTCTTATGTGGAAAGGCAAAGCCAGATTCAATGTTCAAATATAGTAATCAACTCATTCTAGGAACCTGGAAATATGTAAATCTCCAGTTTTTTCACCGGTTTTATGTTCATTTatagacatattttttaaaattttatgaggtcaattcaaatttattttgaaaacaatggGATCTAAggcctaaaaaaaattaattacagtcATTTAGAGGGTATGGTAGCTTCCCTATTTTTGTGTATCaagcttttcctctcctccacagcATCTTTTCTTTCCAACACAATTTCTCTCTGAATGCTTAGCTCTCTGTGTCAGGTCACACTGCATTCATGAACACACATTTGTGTTTCTATCGCATTAGTCTATAAGCTGCCTGGGGGTGACTGAGGAATTGAGTAAGCTCCTGAAGAAACCAACACAGGGCCCTTCACTCAGGGATGCTCTACAAATGACATTCCGAGATAGGCATATGGACAGACAGAACTCAGTTACTAAAAAATGGTAGGCTGTAGAGTTTGAATAAGAGATAGGGATTTGGACACCAAGTGGGACATCATTTGGAAGGTGTCACCCCCACATTCTAGCCTAAAGATTCTTTATTactttctgaagaaaataaagactCATAACTTCACTGTCAAGGCCTTATAAGGTCTTAGGCCAGGAAGTATAGCAGTTTGTCACAAGCAGAAAGGCATCTGAGATCACTCATCTTTGCGAGCTCTGGAAGAAGGCCCAGGTTCACATTAGGCCCTAGGCCCAGGTCTTacatacactcattggttgcccaAGCCAGAAGAGCTGGTTGCTACTTAAATGCTCATATTACTTGGGCAATAACCACAGAAAGAGGAAATGAGCTAGAatgttaggatgaagaaaagtcATTTTGGGCACTTGTGGAAAATTCTCAATTTGCACTTTACAAGGCAGAGTAACACCTCCAGGCATACACCCGCAGTGGCTGGTTGGCTGGCTAgcctctctcacatacacacgtCAGCATCTTTACACACACCACTTACGCCTGCAATAGGCAGTTCCAGACCAGCGGCGGCTTCGCAGGCATTGCACCGACCTTTGTCCAATCAGTCGAAAGCCCCGGTCACAGGAGATCTCACAACGAGTGCCCAGGCTGCTGTAGTAATTCCCTCCCCTTGGTGAGTAGCATGTGGCTTCTCCATCTTGGATATTTAATGTATAACACCATCGGGGGACTGTAGCAATAGAAGAAAAGTAAGCTAGAAGtacagtaattaagacagtgtATTGGTGAAAGGACAGACacaatggaacagaaaaaagagCCAAGATTCACACAAATATGTCGAAATGATTTTTTTACAAAGATGCAAAAAGCAAttaaatggagaaaagatagcCATTTGGACATAGTTGTTGCTGAAGCAACTGAACTTCCatagggaagaagaaggagaaggggaaggggaaggagaagcagaagaagcaggagaagaagaagaagaagaagaagaagaagaagaagaagaagaagaagaagaagaagaagaagaagaagaagaagaggaggaggaggaggaggaggaagaggaggaggaggaggaggaggaggaggaggaggagaaggagaaggagaaagagaagaaggaggaggggaggaggaggaagaaggagaagaagaagaagagaaggaagaaggaggaaggagaagaataagaagaggaggaggaagaagagaagaagttCACCCTAAGTCTCACAccttatataaaaatgaattcaaaatgagccatggatttaaatgtaaaaaagtaaaattataaaaatgtatttaagaaatagaagaaaatctcTAGGATGTCGAGCTAAGAGGTCTTTgacatgacaccaaaagcacaattaataaaaaaaattgataaatttaaccttgtcaaaattaaaaactttggtTCTGCGAAAAATACTGTTAAtatataaaagacaaactacaaactgagagaaaatatctgcaaaccaCACACCCACCTAAGGACtagtatctagaacagtggtccccaacccctgggccgcagactggtactggtccgtaggccatttgataccagtccgcagagaaagaataaataatttacattatttctgttttatttatttatttatttatttatttatttatttatttatttatttatttatttagagaggagagagaaagggagagagagagacagagagagaaggtggggaggagctggaagcatcaactcccatatgtgccttgaccaggcaagcccagggtttcgaactggcgacctcagcatttccaggtcgatgctttatccactgtgccaccacaggtcaggcattttctgttttatttatatttaagtctgaacgatgttttatttttaaaaaatgaccagattccctctgttacatccgtctaagactcactcttgacgcttgtctcagtcacgtgatacatttatctgtcccaccctaaaggccggtccatgaaaatattttctgacattaaaccggcccatgg from Saccopteryx leptura isolate mSacLep1 chromosome X, mSacLep1_pri_phased_curated, whole genome shotgun sequence includes:
- the SRPX2 gene encoding sushi repeat-containing protein SRPX2 isoform X2; the encoded protein is MREAERKEKENKERKREHKTHKTGSGYYPDESYNEVYAEEVPQVPALDYRVPRWCYTLNIQDGEATCYSPRGGNYYSSLGTRCEISCDRGFRLIGQRSVQCLRSRRWSGTAYCRQMRCHALPFITSGTYTCTNGVLLDSRCDYSCSSGYHLEGDRSRICMEDGQWSGGEPVCVDIDPPKIRCPHSREKMAEPEKLTARVYWDPPLVKDSADGAITRVILRGPEPGSHFPEGEHVIRYTAYDRAYNRASCKFIVKVQVRRCPTLKAPQHGYLTCSSVGDNYGATCEYHCDGGYERQGTSSRVCQSSRQWSGSPPICVPMKINVNVNSAAGLLDQFYEKQRLLIISAPDPSNRYYKMQLSMLQQSTCGLDLRHVTIIELVGQPPHEVGRIKEQQLLANIIEELRQFQRLTRSYFNMVLIDKQGIDRERYVEPVAPEEIFTFIDDYLLSNQELTQRREQRDVCE
- the SRPX2 gene encoding sushi repeat-containing protein SRPX2 isoform X1 produces the protein MAVQITQRGALSLLLFLAPAVTPTWYAGSGYYPDESYNEVYAEEVPQVPALDYRVPRWCYTLNIQDGEATCYSPRGGNYYSSLGTRCEISCDRGFRLIGQRSVQCLRSRRWSGTAYCRQMRCHALPFITSGTYTCTNGVLLDSRCDYSCSSGYHLEGDRSRICMEDGQWSGGEPVCVDIDPPKIRCPHSREKMAEPEKLTARVYWDPPLVKDSADGAITRVILRGPEPGSHFPEGEHVIRYTAYDRAYNRASCKFIVKVQVRRCPTLKAPQHGYLTCSSVGDNYGATCEYHCDGGYERQGTSSRVCQSSRQWSGSPPICVPMKINVNVNSAAGLLDQFYEKQRLLIISAPDPSNRYYKMQLSMLQQSTCGLDLRHVTIIELVGQPPHEVGRIKEQQLLANIIEELRQFQRLTRSYFNMVLIDKQGIDRERYVEPVAPEEIFTFIDDYLLSNQELTQRREQRDVCE